One window of the Gemmatimonadota bacterium genome contains the following:
- a CDS encoding LLM class flavin-dependent oxidoreductase: protein MSNPLELGLETFGDVTRNAAGQLVAHPQVIRDVIDEAVLADQVGVDFFGIGEHHRDDFAVSSPEMVLATIAGRTSRIRLGSAVTVLSSDDPVRVFQRFSTLDAASNGRAEIILGRGSFTESFPLFGFPLDQYQLLFEERLDLFAALLESDRTSMPVHWRGKTRAPLTGLRVYPTTAGGTIKTWIGVGGSPESVVRAAKYRLPLILAIIGGSPLRFAPYVDLYHRALADFGVASLPIGVHSHGHVAETDAQARAELWQPWREMRDRIGGERGWPPTSRADFEREAEEGSLYVGAPDTVARRIASTVQALGLSRFDIKYSAGALAHDILMRSIELFGREVMPRVRTILAEARTTE, encoded by the coding sequence ATGTCGAACCCCCTCGAACTCGGCCTCGAAACCTTCGGCGACGTCACCCGCAACGCCGCCGGCCAGCTGGTGGCGCACCCGCAGGTCATCCGCGACGTGATCGACGAAGCGGTCCTCGCCGACCAGGTCGGGGTCGACTTCTTCGGCATCGGCGAGCACCACCGCGACGACTTCGCCGTCTCGTCCCCCGAGATGGTCCTCGCCACCATCGCCGGCCGCACCTCGCGCATCCGCCTGGGCTCCGCCGTCACCGTGCTCAGCTCCGACGACCCGGTGCGCGTCTTCCAGCGCTTCTCCACCCTCGACGCCGCCTCCAACGGCCGGGCCGAGATCATCCTCGGGCGCGGCTCGTTCACCGAGTCGTTCCCGCTCTTCGGCTTCCCGCTCGACCAGTACCAGCTGCTCTTCGAGGAACGACTCGATCTCTTCGCGGCGCTCCTCGAATCGGATCGCACCAGCATGCCCGTGCACTGGCGCGGCAAGACGCGCGCACCGCTCACGGGGCTTCGCGTCTACCCAACCACCGCCGGCGGGACGATCAAGACGTGGATCGGCGTGGGCGGAAGCCCCGAGTCGGTGGTGCGCGCGGCCAAGTATCGTTTGCCGCTCATCCTCGCGATCATCGGTGGCTCGCCGCTCCGCTTCGCGCCGTATGTCGACCTGTATCACCGCGCGCTCGCCGACTTCGGCGTGGCGTCGCTCCCCATCGGCGTGCACTCGCACGGCCACGTCGCCGAGACCGATGCACAGGCGCGCGCCGAGCTCTGGCAGCCGTGGCGCGAGATGCGCGACCGCATCGGCGGCGAGCGCGGGTGGCCCCCGACCAGCCGTGCCGACTTCGAGCGCGAGGCCGAGGAGGGCTCGCTCTACGTCGGCGCCCCCGACACCGTCGCACGCCGCATCGCGTCGACCGTGCAGGCGCTGGGGCTGTCGCGCTTCGACATCAAGTACAGCGCCGGCGCCCTCGCGCACGACATCCTCATGCGCAGCATCGAGCTGTTTGGGCGCGAAGTGATGCCGCGCGTGCGGACGATCCTCGCGGAGGCGCGCACCACCGAGTAG
- the kynU gene encoding kynureninase encodes MNDRLQALALDARDPLAPLQRQFTLPDGVIYLDGNSLGALPVATAARVQEAVTGEWGTGLIRSWNTAGWVTLPQRVAAKIARLIGAAADETLVGDSTSANLYKVLSSAMALVRASGDAGRRVVVSERSNFPTDLYIAQSLCQQHSFTLQLVDPDEIAAHLDERLAVLMLTHVNYRTGRMHDMAGVTRAAHACGALTIWDLAHSAGAVPVDLNGADADFAVGCGYKYLNGGPGAPAFLWVHRRHLHRMERENLWQPLSGWFGHAAPFEFTPDYRPAAGIARFACGTPPVLSLTALDCGLDTVMAAEPFGGMVALRAKSLQLTTWFLSLVEARCAGHGLALVTPREEEARGSQVSFARTEGGYAIMQALIARGVIGDFRAPDILRFGFTPLYTRFVDVWDAVEHLRQVLESGEWREARFHHKAAVT; translated from the coding sequence ATGAACGACCGTTTGCAGGCCCTCGCCCTCGATGCGCGCGACCCGTTGGCCCCGTTGCAGCGGCAGTTCACGCTCCCCGACGGCGTCATCTACCTCGACGGCAACTCGCTCGGCGCCCTCCCGGTGGCGACGGCAGCGCGGGTGCAGGAGGCGGTGACGGGGGAATGGGGGACGGGGCTCATTCGAAGCTGGAACACGGCCGGATGGGTGACGCTCCCGCAGCGCGTCGCCGCGAAAATCGCCCGCCTCATCGGCGCCGCCGCTGACGAGACGCTGGTGGGGGACTCGACCTCGGCCAACCTGTACAAGGTGCTGAGCAGCGCGATGGCGCTGGTGCGTGCGTCGGGCGATGCAGGGCGCCGAGTGGTGGTGTCGGAGCGGTCGAATTTCCCGACCGACCTGTATATCGCCCAGAGCCTGTGCCAGCAGCACAGCTTCACCTTGCAGCTGGTGGACCCGGACGAGATCGCAGCGCACCTGGACGAGCGGTTGGCGGTGCTGATGCTGACGCACGTGAACTACCGCACCGGGCGCATGCACGACATGGCGGGCGTCACGCGAGCGGCCCATGCGTGCGGCGCGCTCACCATCTGGGATCTCGCCCACTCGGCGGGGGCGGTGCCGGTCGACCTCAACGGCGCCGACGCCGACTTTGCCGTGGGGTGCGGCTACAAGTACCTGAACGGTGGGCCGGGGGCGCCGGCCTTCCTGTGGGTGCATCGGCGGCATCTCCACCGGATGGAGCGCGAGAACCTCTGGCAGCCGCTCTCCGGTTGGTTCGGCCACGCGGCGCCGTTCGAGTTTACGCCGGACTATCGCCCGGCGGCCGGCATCGCCCGTTTTGCCTGTGGCACGCCGCCGGTTCTGTCGCTCACTGCGCTCGACTGCGGGCTCGACACCGTGATGGCCGCCGAGCCGTTCGGTGGCATGGTGGCGCTGCGGGCCAAGTCGCTGCAGCTGACGACGTGGTTCCTGTCGCTCGTCGAGGCGCGGTGTGCCGGGCACGGGCTGGCGCTCGTCACGCCGCGCGAGGAGGAGGCGCGCGGGAGCCAGGTGTCGTTCGCGCGCACCGAGGGCGGCTACGCGATCATGCAGGCGCTCATCGCGCGCGGGGTGATCGGCGACTTCCGGGCGCCGGACATCCTGCGGTTCGGCTTCACTCCGTTGTACACGCGCTTCGTCGACGTGTGGGATGCGGTGGAGCACCTGCGGCAGGTGCTCGAGAGCGGCGAGTGGCGCGAGGCACGATTCCACCACAAGGCAGCGGTCACATGA